The stretch of DNA GGGATAGATGCCCTGGCGCTTCTGAATGTCACCCCAATTGCAGGCAGCCCAGCCCACATCGATCAGCACCTGACGGGGTCCCGGCTCGGGATCCGGCATATGCGTGACCTTCAGCCGGTCGAGCCCGCCTGGCGCCTCAATGACCACCGCACGCATGTCAATGGCTCTCGCGATGATAATATTTGCCGACCGCTTGCGGGGCGACATTGCGGCCCGAGATCATGACCAGCGCCAGGATCGAGACGAGATAGGGCAGGGTGGAGAAGATCTGATAGGGCACATCCGGATTTTCGAACTGCAGGCGCAGCTGATAGGCATCGAAAACGCCGAACAACAGGCAGGCAAGCATGGCGCCAACTGGATTCCACCGCCCGAGAATGACCGCGGCGAGGGCGATGAAGCCCTTGCCCGCGCTCATATGCTCCGAAAAGACGAAGACCTGCGACAAGACCAAATAGACGCCGCCCATGGCTGCGAGGGCGCCCGCCACGAGCACGCAGCCATAGCGCAGGCCGGCGACCGAAATGCCTGCCGCATCGCAGGCGCGTGGATTGTGTCCCACAGCCCGGATGCTGAGCCCCAAGGGCGTCCAGTAGATCAGGACGAACAGCGCCGGCACCACCAGATACATCAGATAAACCAGCAGGTCCTGGTTGAAGAACACCGGTCCGATCATCGGAATGCTGGAGAGGAGAGGGATCGCGATCGGCCGGAATCCTGGCAGGAGCTGTGTATTGGCGCTGGCCCCGATGGCGATACGGGCAAGGAAGGCG from Rhodoligotrophos sp. CJ14 encodes:
- a CDS encoding ABC transporter permease, whose product is MFDLFSDVSALTQFLSSALRLSMPLIFAALAGVLSERSGVFNVGLEGLILMGAFGAALGTFHTGSPFVGVLVGMALGVLLSLPMAIMSISLGVNQIVAGVAINLFSLGITAFLARIAIGASANTQLLPGFRPIAIPLLSSIPMIGPVFFNQDLLVYLMYLVVPALFVLIYWTPLGLSIRAVGHNPRACDAAGISVAGLRYGCVLVAGALAAMGGVYLVLSQVFVFSEHMSAGKGFIALAAVILGRWNPVGAMLACLLFGVFDAYQLRLQFENPDVPYQIFSTLPYLVSILALVMISGRNVAPQAVGKYYHRESH